A DNA window from Methylocystis heyeri contains the following coding sequences:
- a CDS encoding phage tail protein I, with product MSQPGDTDDLLPTSATPWMRVNSTVSARILDTDTDVIRRERNPSRCDAQFVPFLAWERSIHFYDPTDEAGNRSRVASSFQDHVDYGSPPALEAEIALDTGYRIEIVEFFQDASLVWPWFFVQAVINPGDPLPDMKGAVMKSALNRKNVRDMPAVRIRVQHPAGALYVGAACNFSVQAKIYPQAAPPPPPQIRVGAGSRCLPLNKILPQKFAPLTRAA from the coding sequence ATGAGCCAGCCGGGCGATACCGACGATCTGCTCCCCACCAGCGCGACGCCGTGGATGCGGGTCAATTCCACGGTTTCGGCGCGCATCCTCGACACCGATACGGACGTCATCCGGAGAGAACGCAACCCCTCGCGCTGCGACGCTCAATTCGTCCCCTTCCTCGCCTGGGAGCGCTCGATCCATTTTTACGACCCCACCGACGAAGCCGGAAACCGTTCTCGAGTCGCTTCGTCGTTCCAGGACCACGTCGATTACGGCTCGCCGCCGGCGCTGGAGGCGGAGATCGCGCTCGACACCGGCTACCGGATCGAGATCGTCGAATTCTTCCAGGACGCCTCGCTGGTCTGGCCGTGGTTCTTCGTGCAGGCGGTCATCAACCCCGGCGATCCGCTGCCCGACATGAAGGGCGCGGTGATGAAGAGCGCGCTCAACCGCAAGAATGTGCGCGACATGCCGGCGGTGCGCATCAGGGTGCAGCATCCCGCGGGCGCGCTCTATGTGGGCGCCGCCTGCAATTTCTCGGTGCAGGCCAAAATCTATCCCCAGGCCGCGCCGCCTCCGCCCCCGCAAATCCGCGTCGGCGCGGGCTCGCGCTGCTTGCCGCTCAATAAAATCCTGCCGCAGAAATTCGCGCCGCTCACGAGGGCCGCATGA
- a CDS encoding DUF1320 domain-containing protein — MAYATSDDLTAKWGSDLVALASIDPETGVSSPLRITTALDAAAAQINGYLVQRYNLPVDASPDGATLLKGLCCDLAMGQLSNTPGVRNEIVKEAIKDAKDFLALVAAGKAGVPQNPAPGAPAPSPQEAVMISDPRQFSRHRLRGM, encoded by the coding sequence ATGGCCTACGCCACTTCCGATGATCTCACCGCGAAATGGGGCAGCGATCTCGTCGCGCTCGCCTCGATCGACCCGGAGACGGGCGTTTCGAGCCCGCTGCGGATCACCACCGCCCTCGACGCCGCCGCGGCCCAGATCAACGGCTATCTGGTGCAGCGTTACAATTTGCCGGTCGACGCTTCGCCCGATGGCGCGACGCTGCTCAAGGGCCTGTGCTGCGATCTCGCCATGGGGCAGCTCTCGAACACGCCCGGCGTGCGCAACGAGATCGTCAAGGAGGCGATCAAGGACGCGAAGGATTTCCTCGCACTCGTCGCCGCCGGCAAGGCGGGCGTTCCGCAAAACCCGGCGCCCGGTGCGCCGGCGCCCTCGCCGCAGGAAGCGGTGATGATCTCCGACCCGCGCCAATTCTCGCGCCACCGCTTGAGGGGCATGTGA
- a CDS encoding phage protease: MNSPTQTLSLNAALDLPGLGAGVALNFEGDAPPEWVQLVPAGEKVVGNDSRVFLNRDPQGVVDVFKARGLDLPIDINHAEFHRAPRGEEAPAAGWIKELELRAGAIWGRVEWTPSGAAALNAKSYRYISPALITDKAGAVLSIAGAGLVNRPNFVMPALNSHGASMKNLLAKLGLAETATENDAIAAVETLQTSLNAAKAGQVSLALYVPRADYDVALNRAKAAETALETHRSNERAAKVASLVDGALKAGKITPATKDFYVRLCSNDEGVKQFEGFLAAAPSFFTSVVDLAQQQDANKVALNADQLAAAKVMGIDPKKFAEHLAAQTTA; encoded by the coding sequence ATGAACAGCCCGACGCAAACTCTTTCTCTCAACGCCGCCTTGGACCTTCCGGGGCTCGGGGCCGGCGTCGCGCTCAATTTCGAGGGCGACGCGCCGCCGGAATGGGTCCAGCTCGTGCCGGCCGGCGAGAAGGTCGTGGGCAATGACAGTCGCGTCTTTCTCAACCGCGATCCGCAGGGCGTCGTCGACGTCTTCAAGGCGCGCGGGCTCGATCTGCCGATCGACATCAACCACGCGGAATTCCACCGCGCGCCGCGGGGCGAAGAGGCTCCCGCCGCGGGATGGATCAAGGAACTCGAGTTGCGCGCGGGCGCGATCTGGGGCCGCGTCGAATGGACGCCCTCGGGCGCCGCGGCGCTCAATGCGAAATCCTATCGCTACATTTCGCCGGCGCTGATCACCGACAAAGCCGGGGCGGTTCTTTCGATCGCCGGCGCGGGGCTCGTCAACCGGCCGAACTTCGTCATGCCCGCCCTCAACTCCCATGGAGCTTCCATGAAGAACCTTCTCGCCAAACTCGGTCTCGCGGAAACCGCAACCGAGAACGACGCCATCGCCGCCGTCGAGACGCTGCAGACCAGCCTCAACGCCGCCAAGGCCGGACAGGTCTCGCTCGCCCTTTACGTGCCGCGCGCGGATTACGACGTCGCGCTCAACCGTGCGAAAGCGGCCGAAACGGCGCTGGAGACGCATCGTTCCAACGAGCGCGCCGCCAAGGTCGCAAGCCTCGTCGACGGCGCCTTGAAGGCCGGCAAGATCACGCCCGCGACCAAGGATTTCTATGTCCGCCTCTGCTCGAACGACGAAGGCGTCAAGCAGTTCGAGGGCTTCCTCGCCGCCGCGCCTTCCTTCTTCACCTCCGTCGTCGATCTCGCGCAGCAGCAGGACGCAAACAAGGTCGCGCTGAACGCGGATCAACTCGCAGCGGCCAAGGTCATGGGGATCGACCCCAAGAAATTCGCCGAACATCTCGCCGCTCAGACGACGGCCTGA
- a CDS encoding baseplate J/gp47 family protein, whose translation MSRFQTINLANLPAPTALENWTFDAIIAARFQQFLIYWQQAVVQDPSLPTYDVTSLTSNPGSMLQFTDAYREGLVRQRVNEAVLATMLAKAVGTDLDQLAANVGTARASGESDDSLRTRAQLAWENLSKGGSYGGYQYQALSAAPADLAQAAVYGHEVPGVALGEVRIVLLGAHASGAVPAAALAAVKAQFLGAAGRADRKVNDLINVVPAELLQYQIKANLLLGQGADGPSVQAAQWAAAAAYASAVQTIGGEVTLGGLMAAIGYNNQPGLVKGVELFLPFSGAIDMNNPPSIGGAPFSAPVCTAINITWSPAP comes from the coding sequence ATGAGCCGGTTCCAGACCATCAATCTCGCCAATCTGCCGGCGCCGACGGCGCTGGAGAACTGGACCTTCGACGCCATTATCGCGGCGCGGTTCCAGCAGTTCCTGATCTATTGGCAACAGGCGGTGGTCCAGGACCCGTCGCTGCCGACCTATGACGTTACCTCGCTCACCAGCAACCCCGGCTCGATGCTGCAGTTCACCGACGCCTATCGTGAGGGGCTGGTCAGGCAGCGCGTCAATGAGGCGGTTCTGGCGACGATGCTGGCCAAGGCGGTCGGGACCGATCTCGATCAGCTCGCCGCCAATGTCGGCACGGCGCGCGCCTCCGGAGAGAGCGACGACAGTCTGCGCACCCGCGCCCAGCTCGCCTGGGAGAACCTCAGCAAAGGGGGCTCTTATGGCGGCTATCAATATCAGGCCCTCTCGGCCGCGCCGGCCGATCTCGCCCAGGCCGCGGTCTATGGCCACGAGGTTCCGGGCGTCGCGCTGGGAGAGGTGCGCATCGTGCTGCTCGGGGCTCACGCCTCGGGGGCCGTGCCCGCTGCGGCGCTTGCGGCGGTCAAGGCGCAGTTCCTCGGGGCCGCCGGGCGCGCGGACCGCAAGGTCAATGACCTCATTAACGTCGTGCCGGCGGAGCTGTTGCAATATCAGATCAAGGCCAATCTGCTGCTCGGACAGGGCGCGGACGGACCCTCGGTCCAGGCGGCGCAATGGGCCGCCGCCGCGGCCTATGCTTCCGCGGTCCAGACCATCGGCGGCGAGGTCACGCTCGGCGGGCTGATGGCGGCGATCGGCTACAACAACCAGCCCGGCCTCGTGAAGGGCGTGGAGCTGTTCCTGCCCTTCTCGGGCGCGATCGACATGAACAACCCGCCCTCGATCGGCGGCGCGCCCTTCTCGGCCCCGGTCTGCACCGCCATCAACATCACATGGAGCCCCGCGCCATGA
- a CDS encoding Mu-like prophage major head subunit gpT family protein yields MAGTIITPSVLQAIFQGFSFIFNDALKGVDPTWNKVAMSVPSSASAQNYGWLGQMPRFREWLGDRVVNSLDAFGYQIRNKTYETTIGVKREQIEDDQYGLFNPMFAELGRSVALFPDELVYGLLKTGHTSPCYDGQNFFDTNHPIKDALGNVTVFASNYQAGAAGYNWYLLDTTRAVKPMIYQTRRAFEFVSKTNPQQSDMVWLRNEYEYGVDGRCNAGFGLWQLAFMSSAPLNRTNFRAARAAMRALTADYGRPLGIEPNLLVVGTNQKDLATDLIKAKFLPTDGSPGMQVPAPGVPAVIDNTDMNSIEVFATPWLN; encoded by the coding sequence ATGGCTGGCACGATCATCACGCCGAGCGTATTGCAGGCGATCTTCCAGGGCTTCTCTTTCATCTTCAACGATGCGCTGAAGGGCGTCGACCCGACCTGGAACAAGGTCGCGATGTCGGTGCCGTCCAGCGCCTCGGCCCAGAACTACGGCTGGCTCGGCCAGATGCCGAGGTTCCGCGAATGGCTGGGCGATCGCGTCGTCAATTCGCTCGACGCCTTCGGCTATCAGATCCGCAACAAGACTTACGAGACCACGATCGGGGTCAAGCGCGAGCAGATCGAGGACGATCAATACGGCCTCTTCAACCCGATGTTCGCCGAGCTCGGGCGTTCGGTCGCGCTGTTCCCCGACGAGCTGGTCTACGGCCTGCTCAAAACCGGGCATACCTCGCCCTGCTACGACGGCCAGAACTTCTTCGACACCAATCATCCCATCAAGGACGCGCTGGGCAATGTCACCGTTTTCGCCTCCAATTATCAGGCGGGGGCAGCGGGCTATAATTGGTATCTGCTCGACACCACGCGCGCCGTCAAACCGATGATCTACCAGACCCGGCGCGCATTCGAATTTGTTTCCAAGACCAATCCGCAGCAGTCGGACATGGTCTGGCTCCGGAACGAATATGAATATGGCGTCGACGGCCGTTGCAACGCCGGCTTCGGCCTGTGGCAGCTCGCCTTCATGAGCAGCGCCCCGCTCAACCGCACCAATTTCCGCGCCGCCCGCGCGGCGATGCGCGCGCTGACCGCAGACTATGGCCGCCCGCTTGGGATCGAGCCCAATCTGCTCGTCGTCGGCACCAATCAGAAAGACCTCGCGACCGACCTCATTAAGGCGAAGTTCCTGCCCACCGACGGCTCGCCGGGCATGCAGGTGCCGGCGCCGGGCGTCCCGGCGGTCATCGACAACACCGACATGAACTCGATCGAAGTCTTCGCCACGCCGTGGCTGAACTAA
- a CDS encoding phage virion morphogenesis protein, whose translation MADGVSFEVKVTGLEGVITRFNALGALDKHELMEGLGRLGQMQTPRRLEVEKTTPGGAAWKPTRDGRGALFVTGTHLARSIDYQASETEARWGTGWIGARVHQYGATITPKNAKALCFMAGGKKVFSKRVTIPAREYVGLSEANKAEMIRVAERFIGEVAGQ comes from the coding sequence ATGGCGGACGGCGTCTCCTTCGAGGTCAAGGTCACCGGGCTGGAGGGCGTCATCACGCGCTTCAATGCGCTCGGCGCGCTCGACAAGCACGAGCTGATGGAAGGGCTCGGGCGCCTCGGCCAGATGCAGACCCCCCGCCGACTCGAGGTGGAAAAGACCACGCCCGGCGGCGCGGCATGGAAGCCGACCCGCGACGGCCGCGGCGCGCTGTTCGTCACCGGAACCCATCTCGCCCGCTCGATCGACTATCAGGCCTCCGAGACCGAGGCGCGCTGGGGCACGGGCTGGATCGGCGCGCGCGTGCATCAATATGGCGCGACGATTACGCCCAAGAACGCCAAGGCGCTGTGCTTCATGGCCGGCGGCAAGAAGGTGTTCAGCAAGCGCGTGACGATCCCCGCGCGCGAATATGTCGGCCTGTCCGAGGCCAATAAGGCCGAGATGATCCGCGTCGCCGAACGCTTCATCGGGGAGGTCGCAGGCCAATGA
- a CDS encoding phage baseplate assembly protein V has translation MSHSALFKRLDDLSFQVAELHRRLAAVVQVGTVKSFDPKSGAVLDVGYDTHSVPVGWHAGSGADWAPLKVGQQITFLCPSGDPANGFVIPGGFHDANPAPSQSSDEDLRAQRNGNRLRTTDAQASLENANNKTAVNAAKNAELTHADGAAVRAMPGQLVHLEVSSLANLKIIIGGQSYVLVPTAVTPG, from the coding sequence ATGAGCCATTCTGCGCTGTTCAAGCGCCTCGACGATCTTTCCTTTCAGGTCGCCGAGCTGCATCGCCGTCTCGCCGCCGTAGTCCAGGTCGGCACGGTGAAAAGCTTCGACCCCAAAAGCGGCGCGGTTCTGGACGTGGGCTACGACACCCACAGCGTGCCGGTGGGCTGGCACGCGGGCTCGGGGGCCGACTGGGCGCCGCTCAAAGTCGGCCAGCAGATCACGTTCCTTTGCCCCTCGGGCGATCCCGCCAACGGCTTCGTTATTCCAGGCGGCTTTCACGACGCCAACCCCGCGCCGTCGCAATCGAGCGACGAGGACCTTCGCGCTCAGCGCAACGGCAATCGGCTGCGCACCACGGACGCGCAGGCCTCGCTCGAAAACGCGAACAACAAGACCGCGGTCAACGCGGCGAAAAACGCCGAACTCACCCATGCCGACGGCGCCGCGGTGCGGGCGATGCCGGGGCAGCTCGTGCATCTCGAAGTCTCTTCGCTCGCCAATCTGAAAATCATCATCGGCGGCCAGTCCTATGTGCTGGTCCCGACCGCCGTAACGCCCGGTTAA